Below is a window of Candidatus Latescibacterota bacterium DNA.
CAGGATCACTTTTTCCATCGAAGAAGGATACCAGGAGAGGTTGGACTATTTCACCCGTTCCGAGGTCGTTTATATTTTCGGGAAATGCACTTCCTGACATTTTGGTCCAGATCGCAAGAGCGTCGATGAGGTCTTTTTCAAGGTTGTAGGATACATCCAGTGAATCGACTTCCAGAGTATATCCTTCGGGTACGTCCAGGATGAAAAGAGAATCATTCAGGTTTGTGTTCCATACCATGTCATTCATAGTTACTGTTGAAGACATTGTAATTCCGCCGCTTGCCTTGTACGAAATCATTTTTGATTCTCCAGAGAGGACTCCAAACTCTATTTTGGTGAGCCCGATACGGGGGGAAATAATGTCATAGTTCGGATTAGGTACAGCCACAAATTGTGCTTTTACCGGCAGATCCGTTTCAGGATCCACCCAGACTCTTATCTTGTAGTAAATATCCTCATTGTTGACAAATAGCTGTACACTTCTGCCGTTAATTTCTTCCATGCGCACAAACTCAGCTGATTTTTTGTGCAATGTCTGTACCCAGTCGAGATACTCGCTTAACTTTTCTTTCGGTGGTTTCCCGACTTTATATGTGAGAACTGCCTTTCTATTAACTTCATGTAACCAATACTCGATCCCTCCCGTTCCGTCGGTTATTGTTGCTGTATGAAAACAAGGAGTTTCCTTTCTTCGAACTCCAGAGTTATTGATATAGTTAAAAGATTCGAATGGATCCAGGCCCTCGATCTCATAATCAAGCCTGTAAGACAGGTCCCTTGCCTTTCCGATCTCCTCGAGGACTCTGGCAAGTGCGGGAGAACTCACCCTGAATGCACCTGAAAAGTATCCGATTGCCCAGACAGCAGCTATGACTGCTAAAATCATGGCAGCATATTTCATTTTCATGACATTCCTCCAGAATGGAACAGGTTTCCGTGTCGCTGGATCTGCTACG
It encodes the following:
- a CDS encoding zf-HC2 domain-containing protein; protein product: MNERCEYFRNLLADSISSALTPSNRSELDEHLGRCPACREYSTSLTRDDRLLHEYPNLFDRPVSEIKAALIESLEDVADPATRKPVPFWRNVMKMKYAAMILAVIAAVWAIGYFSGAFRVSSPALARVLEEIGKARDLSYRLDYEIEGLDPFESFNYINNSGVRRKETPCFHTATITDGTGGIEYWLHEVNRKAVLTYKVGKPPKEKLSEYLDWVQTLHKKSAEFVRMEEINGRSVQLFVNNEDIYYKIRVWVDPETDLPVKAQFVAVPNPNYDIISPRIGLTKIEFGVLSGESKMISYKASGGITMSSTVTMNDMVWNTNLNDSLFILDVPEGYTLEVDSLDVSYNLEKDLIDALAIWTKMSGSAFPENINDLGTGEIVQPLLVSFFDGKSDPEKEFDKAYGAANTLCKGCVFAQEMKVEKTWNYMGMGKHLGNGNEPICWWKEEGAKMFRIMYGDLRVEDIREDDLPEH